One region of Bosea sp. 29B genomic DNA includes:
- a CDS encoding aspartate kinase, which translates to MARLVMKFGGTSVATVERIKNAARHVKREFDAGNQVAVVVSAMSGKTNELVAWCKEASSVYDQAEYDTVVASGEQVTSGLMAIALQEMGLPARSWQGWQIPLYGSDAHGSARIEGVDGAGILAGFDRNREIAVCSGFQGINPRSHRIVTLGRGGSDTSAVALAAGLKADRCDIYTDVDGVYTTDPRIVPKARRMDKVSFEEMLEMASLGSKVLQVRSVEIAMVQRVPTYVRSSFDDPDNPNPGTLICDEDDIVEQQIVTGIAFSRDEAQITLRRVADKPGVAAAIFGPLADANINVDMIIQVVSDDQATTDITFTVPTADYERAKGLLESKHEAIAYQTLQGATDVVKISAIGVGMRSHAGVAARAFRALAEKGINIRAITTSEIKFSVLIDAAYTELAVRTLHSLYGLDAA; encoded by the coding sequence ATGGCCCGTCTGGTGATGAAGTTCGGCGGCACATCGGTCGCCACTGTCGAGCGCATCAAGAACGCGGCCCGCCACGTCAAACGCGAATTCGACGCCGGAAACCAGGTCGCGGTCGTCGTCTCCGCGATGTCGGGCAAGACCAACGAGCTCGTCGCCTGGTGCAAGGAAGCGTCCTCCGTCTACGACCAGGCCGAATACGACACCGTCGTCGCCTCGGGCGAGCAGGTCACCTCCGGCCTGATGGCGATTGCGCTGCAGGAGATGGGCCTGCCCGCCCGCTCCTGGCAGGGCTGGCAGATTCCGCTCTACGGCTCGGACGCGCATGGCTCGGCCCGGATCGAGGGCGTCGACGGCGCCGGCATCCTCGCCGGCTTCGACCGCAACCGCGAGATCGCGGTCTGCTCCGGTTTCCAGGGCATCAACCCGCGCAGCCACCGCATCGTCACGCTCGGACGCGGCGGCTCGGACACCAGCGCGGTCGCGCTGGCAGCCGGCCTGAAGGCCGATCGCTGCGACATCTACACCGATGTCGACGGCGTCTACACCACCGATCCGCGCATCGTCCCGAAGGCGAGGCGGATGGACAAGGTCTCGTTCGAAGAGATGCTGGAAATGGCCTCTCTCGGCTCGAAGGTGCTGCAGGTGCGCTCGGTCGAGATCGCCATGGTCCAGCGCGTGCCGACCTATGTGCGCTCCTCCTTCGACGACCCAGACAATCCCAATCCAGGCACCCTCATCTGCGACGAGGACGACATCGTGGAACAGCAGATCGTCACCGGCATCGCGTTCTCGCGCGACGAAGCCCAGATCACGCTCCGGCGCGTGGCCGACAAGCCCGGCGTCGCCGCGGCGATCTTCGGGCCGCTGGCCGACGCCAACATCAATGTCGACATGATCATCCAGGTCGTCTCCGACGATCAGGCGACCACCGACATCACCTTCACCGTGCCGACCGCCGATTACGAGCGCGCCAAGGGCCTGCTCGAATCGAAGCATGAGGCCATCGCCTACCAGACGCTGCAGGGCGCGACGGACGTGGTGAAGATCTCGGCGATCGGCGTCGGCATGCGCAGCCATGCCGGCGTCGCAGCACGCGCCTTCCGGGCGCTGGCCGAGAAGGGCATCAACATCCGCGCGATCACCACCTCCGAGATCAAGTTCTCGGTGCTGATCGACGCCGCCTATACCGAGCTGGCGGTGCGCACCCTGCACTCGCTCTACGGGCTCGACGCCGCCTGA
- the ubiG gene encoding bifunctional 2-polyprenyl-6-hydroxyphenol methylase/3-demethylubiquinol 3-O-methyltransferase UbiG, with the protein MTAAAREGSTIDPAEVARFDALARSWWDPKGPMAVLHKFNPVRLAFIRDLACERFGRDPKSLRALDGLSVVDIGCGGGVLCEPLARLGAGVTGLDPATTNIAVARAHAQKASIGVDYREETIEAVVASGARFDIVLAMEVVEHVADVEAFVASCCAAVKPGGLLVMATLNRTLKSYALAIVGAEYILRWLPRGTHDWEKFVTPDELEAAIGAGGLSVFAREGVAYNPLADRWSRSRDLDVNYMLAAGRAG; encoded by the coding sequence ATGACGGCAGCGGCTCGCGAAGGCTCCACCATCGACCCGGCCGAGGTCGCGCGCTTCGACGCGCTGGCCAGGAGCTGGTGGGATCCGAAAGGGCCGATGGCGGTGCTGCACAAGTTCAATCCGGTGCGCCTCGCCTTCATCCGTGATCTCGCCTGCGAGCGCTTCGGCCGCGATCCGAAGTCGCTGCGCGCGTTGGACGGGCTGAGTGTTGTCGATATCGGCTGCGGCGGCGGCGTGCTCTGCGAGCCGCTGGCGCGATTGGGCGCCGGGGTCACCGGGCTCGACCCGGCGACGACCAACATCGCCGTGGCGCGGGCACATGCGCAGAAGGCCAGCATCGGCGTCGACTATCGCGAGGAGACGATCGAGGCCGTGGTCGCGTCCGGCGCGCGCTTCGACATCGTGCTCGCCATGGAGGTGGTCGAGCACGTCGCCGATGTCGAGGCCTTCGTTGCCTCCTGCTGTGCGGCGGTGAAGCCGGGCGGTCTGCTCGTCATGGCGACGCTCAACCGCACGCTGAAATCCTATGCGCTCGCCATCGTCGGCGCCGAATACATCCTGCGCTGGCTGCCGCGCGGCACCCATGACTGGGAGAAGTTCGTGACGCCGGACGAGCTGGAAGCAGCGATCGGGGCTGGCGGGCTCTCGGTCTTCGCTCGCGAGGGCGTCGCCTACAACCCGCTCGCCGATCGCTGGTCGCGCTCGCGCGATCTCGACGTCAACTACATGCTGGCGGCGGGGAGGGCCGGCTGA